Proteins from one Impatiens glandulifera chromosome 2, dImpGla2.1, whole genome shotgun sequence genomic window:
- the LOC124928229 gene encoding COX assembly mitochondrial protein 2 homolog: MHPPLTIHKHPLCVEIIEQFQKCHIDHPVGKFFGECTDLKIKLDKCFRQEKALKRKANFEESKKLKERLQAYKKENAESNSEVRANI; the protein is encoded by the exons ATGCATCCTCCTTTAACGATACACAAGCACCCGCTGTGTGTCGAA ATTATTGAGCAGTTTCAGAAATGTCATATAGACCATCCTGTTGGAAAATTCTTTGGGGAATGCACTGATCTAAAAATAAAGCTTGATAAATGTTTCAGGCAAGAG AAAGCTTTGAAGCGAAAGGCAAACTTTGAAGAAAGCAAGAAACTGAAAGAGAGGCTACAAGCTTACAAGAAGGAGAATGCTGAGAGCAACTCTGAAGTAAGGGCAAACATCTga
- the LOC124928228 gene encoding uncharacterized protein LOC124928228, with the protein MTVGIKQKADVSLIVKKFLADDFVVMLFHYDDVVDEWRDLGWNSRVIHVSAMNQTKWWFAKRFLHPDLVVEYDYIFLWDEDLGVEHFHPKAYVSIVKDEGLEISQPALNVEVHYLITARVKNSKVHRRYTNPKRTGRCNGKNLNPPCSGFVEMMAPVFSRAAWRCVWYMIQNDLIHAWGLDMLLGYCAQGDRTINVGVVDSEYIVHKGFPTLGGVHVKKGKVDNRTEVRKRSFAEMKTFKKRWNKAVVDDECWIDPYGQSTN; encoded by the exons ATGACGGTTGGTATAAAACAGAAAGCTGACGTTAGTCTAATTGTAAAAAAG TTTCTGGCTGATGATTTTGTGGTGATGCTCTTTCACTACGATGATGTAGTGGATGAATGGCGTGATTTGGGATGGAACAGCCGTGTGATTCATGTCTCTGCAATGAATCAAACAAAATG GTGGTTTGCCAAGCGGTTTCTACATCCTGACTTGGTTGTTGAGTACGATTACATATTTTTGTGGGATGAGGATCTAGGAGTCGAGCATTTTCACCCCAAAGC ATATGTTTCAATTGTTAAAGATGAAGGTCTCGAAATATCACAGCCTGCGTTAAATGTTGAGGTGCATTATCTCATTACTGCTCGCGTAAAGAATTCAAAAGTGCACAG AAGGTACACTAATCCCAAACGAACCGGAAGATGCAATGGAAAAAACTTGAATCCTCCGTGTAGTGG ttTTGTAGAAATGATGGCTCCTGTATTCTCTAGAGCTGCCTGGAGATGTGTTTGGTATATGATTCAg AATGACTTGATCCATGCTTGGGGCTTGGATATGCTGCTTGGTTATTGTGCACAG GGCGATAGGACGATAAACGTGGGAGTTGTGGATTCCGAGTATATAGTACATAAGGGTTTTCCAACACTCGGTGGGGTACATGTCAAGAAG GGAAAAGTTGACAACAGAACTGAAGTAA GAAAGCGATCTTTTGCGGAAATGAAGACATTCAAGAAGAGATGGAATAAAGCTGTTGTGGACGATGAATGTTGGATTGACCCTTATGGACAATCaacaaattaa
- the LOC124927727 gene encoding probable lysophospholipase BODYGUARD 3, protein MAGAMMRRMTQRTLNSSGLTLMRAGEAINVVLSFIVFFFIDILDFILCYVYKLADFIIESEWKSCYCSTTTTTTTTSSSITSAADNILVSELRGQPTRKVVRVSSSKIQLDDISDTLYTRSSVVYDVSRTTRRRRQGGEEGCCSHKLVKKTTGGRSGNATTAAATAAFTVNSTIVEILKEKIKSGDRPQTVPRWTDCDCHTCNSWSVSSTNKDTLFVKTEPKILGPPKDDFVHEDVLFIHGFISSSAFWTKTLFPNFSKSAKSTYRMFAVDLLGFGRSPKPNDSLYTLREHLDMIEKSVIEPYNVKSFHIVAHSLGCILAIALAIKHPGSVKSLTLLAPPYFPVPKGELQATQYIMRKVAPRRVWPLLVFGTSMACWYEHVSRTICFLICKNHRWWDFIAKMITRNRMRTYLIEGFCCHTHNAAWHTLHNIICGTAAKMDRYLEVVRNQLKCHVTIYHGRNDELIPFECSYNLQLRIPRARVKIIENKDHITIVVGRQDTFAKELEQIWKNSKGC, encoded by the exons ATGGCTGGGGCTATGATGAGGAGGATGACACAAAGAACACTAAACTCTTCAGGATTAACATTGATGAGAGCCGGAGAAGCCATTAACGTTGTTTTAAGCTTCATTGTATTCTTCTTCATCGACATTCTCGATTTCATCTTATGTTATGTCTACAAATTGGCTGATTTCATCATTGAGTCGGAATGGAAGTCATGTTACTGCTCCACCACCACCAcaaccaccaccacctcctcgtCAATTACGAGCGCCGCCGACAACATCTTGGTGTCGGAATTACGCGGGCAGCCGACAAGAAAAGTTGTCCGTGTCTCCTCCAGTAAGATTCAACTCGATGATATCTCCGATACACTATACACCCGTAGCTCCGTCGTGTACGACGTTTCCAGGACTACTCGACGACGACGGCAGGGAGGTGAGGAAGGATGCTGTAGCCATAAATTAGTTAAGAAGACGACCGGAGGAAGATCGGGGAACGCTACCACCGCCGCCGCCACCGCCGCGTTCACTGTAAACTCGACTATTGTGGAGATATTGAAGGAGAAGATCAAGAGTGGAGATCGGCCTCAAACGGTTCCTAGATGGACCGATTGCGATTGTCACACTTGCAATTCTTGGTCTGTTTCTTCAACCAACAAAGATACACTTTTCGTTAAAACTGAACCTAAGATACTCGGGCCACCCAAAg atgacTTTGTTCACGAAGACGTTCTGTTCATACACGGTTTCATCTCGTCATCAGCATTCTGGACGAAGACTTTGTTTCCAAACTTTTCAAAGTCAGCAAAGTCAACATATAGGATGTTCGCAGTTGATCTCTTAGGGTTCGGGAGGAGCCCTAAGCCCAATGATTCCCTTTATACCTTAAGAGAACATTTAGACATGATCGAGAAGTCTGTAATCGAGCCATACAATGTCAAGTCGTTCCACATAGTGGCACACTCTCTCGGTTGCATCTTGGCCATCGCTCTTGCAATCAAACATCCCGGTTCTGTTAAATCATTAACCCTACTTGCACCc CCATATTTTCCGGTGCCAAAAGGGGAGCTGCAAGCGACACAATATATAATGAGGAAGGTCGCCCCTCGACGTGTGTGGCCTCTGCTAGTCTTTGGCACCTCGATGGCATGTTGGTACGAGCACGTTAGTCGAACCATTTGCTTTCTCATTTGCAAGAACCACCGTTGGTGGGATTTTATCGCCAAAATGATCACCAGAAACAG GATGAGAACGTATTTGATCGAAGGGTTTTGTTGCCACACCCACAATGCGGCATGGCACACATTGCACAACATTATATGCGGGACAGCTGCAAAAATGGACCGATATCTTGAGGTGGTTCGTAACCAGCTAAAATGCCATGTTACCATCTACCATGGTCGAAACGATGAGCTCATCCCTTTCGAATGCAGCTACAATTTACAGTTGCGAATTCCTCGAGCGCGTGTCAAGATTATCGAGAACAAGGATCACATAACCATTGTTGTTGGGAGGCAAGACACATTTGCAAAGGAACTTGAGCAAATATGGAAGAATTCTAAGGgttgttaa
- the LOC124925901 gene encoding uncharacterized protein LOC124925901, producing MMISKEVTASQLSLFLLMATTTTIINPTILSYRRNSGISFTEKILPISSARNDLHNRLFSSPPRPTLSANCSGGASAEGEVVGGGGGLKVALSGLVNQEVEELLKKEENKELLDGLEKATLRVEIAKRELAEIEKQEIEARELRDYVNQLENRTMEIAECQRELLEARSMVEEAERSLNIGGTEINGDRNEERKESVKAALISASIGSLVSLPISLAQVNDISQLILPFGITFVSCALFGVTFRYAIRRDLDNFQLKTGTAAAFGFVKGLAMLESGPPLELDPGSLTSHAFSGAVLVSQSLLIFFFAAVGLDFFIKLGFLSPYPMGNHPSDANVR from the exons ATGATGATAAGCAAAGAAGTAACCGCCTCACAACTCTCTCTCTTTCTGCTCATGGCGACGACGACTACAATAATCAACCCAACAATTCTCTCGTACAGGCGAAACTCAGGAATCTCATTTACTGAAAAGATACTACCAATCTCTTCTGCTCGCAATGACTTACATAACAGACTGTTTTCTTCGCCGCCGCGACCGACTTTGTCTGCGAATTGCAGTGGCGGAGCTTCAGCTGAAGGAGAAGTAGTAGGCGGCGGCGGCGGTCTGAAGGTGGCTTTATCGGGATTGGTGAACCAGGAGGTGGAGGAGTTGCTTAAGAAAGAAGAGAATAAGGAGCTGCTTGATGGGTTGGAGAAAGCCACCTTAAGAGTTGAAATTGCAAAGAGAGAGCTCGCGGAGATCGAAAAGCAAGAGATTGAGGCCAGAGAGTTGAGAGATTACGTTAATCAGCTTGAAAACAGAACTATGGAG ATTGCAGAGTGCCAGAGGGAACTATTAGAAGCCAGATCAATGGTGGAAGAAGCAGAGCGCTCGCTAAATATAGGTGGAACCGAGATAAATGGTGACAGAAACGAAGAAAGGAAGGAATCTGTTAAAGCCGCACTAATTTCTGCATCCATTGGTAGCCTAGTTAGCCTTCCCATTTCCTTGGCTCAGGTCAATGACATCTCTCAACTAATTCTACCATTTGGCATAACCTTTGTGAGTTGTGCGCTATTTGGAGTGACATTTCGATATGCTATAAGAAGAGACTTGGATAACTTTCAGCTCAAAACAGGGACTGCTGCAGCATTCGGCTTTGTCAAAG GTCTTGCCATGTTAGAGAGCGGACCACCATTGGAACTGGATCCCGGAAGCTTGACATCACATGCTTTCAGTGGTGCAGTTCTTGTTTCTCAGAGCCTGTTGATATTCTTTTTTGCTGCGGTTGGGCTGGATTTCTTCATCAAGTTGGGGTTTTTAAGTCCTTACCCCATGGGAAACCATCCTTCAGACGCAAATGTGAGGtga
- the LOC124925087 gene encoding uncharacterized protein LOC124925087 — translation MMKAISSSVFLMADSKSNPRVCSTFFIIAALICTSYIIGSAYLSKNFTPGLPELQMNDSSQNRRNVECDLAVVVETPKVSPDPPDQKCKAECSRPIGSETLPKGILVTTSNLNMRPLWGPVADNVCFFL, via the exons ATGATGAAGGCCATTAGTTCTTCT GTCTTCTTAATGGCGGATTCCAAGAGTAACCCACGTGTTTGCTCGACGTTCTTTATTATTGCAGCATTGATTTGCACTTCTTATATAATTGGAAGTGCATATCTTTCAAAGAATTTTACCCCA GGTTTACCAGAATTGCAAATGAATGATTCAAGTCAGAATAGAAGGAATGTAGAGTGTGATTTGGCAGTAGTAGTG GAGACACCAAAAGTAAGCCCAGATCCACCAGATCAGAAATGCAAG GCTGAATGTAGCAGGCCTATTGGGAGTGAAACATTGCCCAAGGGAATTCTTGTAACAACATCTAACTTGAATATGCGACCTTTATGGGGTCCTGTTGCAGATAATGTtt GTTTTTTTCTCTGA